DNA from Actinoplanes sp. SE50/110:
CAGGCCGGTCACGATCAGCCGGAGATAGTCCCGCCGCACCCACCAGAGCACCGGCAGTCCCACGTACGGCACCCGTAGCCGACCCAGCCCGGTCACCGCGCTGCGCGGCACCGGCGCCGAGTCCACCACCCGGTTCGCGTCGCCCTTGGTGACCAGCATGCCGTGCTCGTCGATGGTGAGGATCCGGTGCAGGATCGGCCGCCGGGGCCGGCTCGGGTCGTGGAACCGGACCACGAACCCGGCGCGGATGTCCCGCGGCGCCGGCGGTGAGGTCACCACCACGTCGCCCGGCTGAATCGCCGGACACATCGAGCCGCTCATCACCACCGACGACGACCAGCCGAACAGCGGCGGGATCAGGGTGGACAGCAACAGGACGCCGCCGGCGGCCAGCAGGCCGGTCGCGCCGAGGGAGAACAACGCCGGGACGCCGCGGCGACGCCGGGCGGCCCGGCCGGGTGTGCGCACGATCTCATGCTCGCCCACGCCGGGCCCGCGTTGCCGCGGAGATGGACCATCATGACGATGGCGCCGCGCCGGTCCCTGGGCCAAAACCGCCATAAGGTACGTTCGGCCGCATGCCGGCGTGGGAAGAGTCTTACCTCGGGCAGCTGCGCGGGTCGGTCGGCCCGGAGCGGGTGCTGATCACCGTCGGGGCGCGTGCCGTACTGCGCGACCCCGGCGGCCGGGTGCTGCTGATCCGGCGCAGCGACAATGGGCGGTGGGCACTGCCGGCCGGGACCATGGAGTTGCGCCAGACGCTCGGCGAGTGCGCGATCCGGGAGGTCAGGGAGGAGACCGGGCTGACCGTGCACGCCATCACGCCGTTCGCCCTGTACTCCGGGGAGCAGCTGACGATCAGCGCGTACGGGCAGCCCTACCAGCACGTCACTCTCGCGGTGCGGGCCGACATCTGGTCGGGGGAGCTGCTGCGGGAGACCGACGAGACGATCGACGCGGCGTTCTACCCGGTCGGCGAGCTGCCCGAGACGGCCGGGCCGAACACCCGGCGGACTTTGGACGACCTGGCCCGCTTCGAGGCCGGCGCCCCGTTCACGCTGGCCTGAGGGAGAGATCGGCATGACGGACAGGGGCACGGGTGAGGTGGTCGCCGCCGCCTGGGTGTGCGTGCGCGATCGGCGCCTGCTGGTGGTGCGGGCGCACGGGTCGGATGCGTTCTACCTGCCCGGCGGCAAACCGGAGCCGGGAGAGACCGACGCCGAGGCGGCCGTCCGGGAGACCGCCGAGGAGGTCGGCCTGACGGTCGGGGACCCGCGGTTCTTCCGGACCTTCGAGGCGCCGGCCCACAACCGGCCGCCCGGCACCCGGGTCCGCCTGGTGTGTTTCACCGGGGAGGCGGACGGCGTCCCGGCGCCGGCCAACGAGATCGCCGAACTGGCCTGGTTCAGCTCCGCGGACGCGGACCGGTGCGCTCCGGCGATCCGGCTGGTCCTCGGCGAGCTGGTCAGAGCCGGCCGGATCGACTGAGGTCGAACCATCGCCCCGCGACCTCGGTGTGCAGGCTGAAGCCCAACGGCACCGGCTCGTGCAGCACCTCGAGCCCGAGCGCCTCCTCGGGCGGCGGCGTCGTGGGGAGCCCGCTGCCGTCCGCGAGTTCAGGCAGCAGGCCGAAGATGAGAAGTGTCCCGTCCGGCGCGCTGCGGGTGTCGAAGAGGCGTACCTCCGCGGCATCGGCCTCGAGCCCGGTCTCCTCGGCCAGCTCGCGGACGGTGGCCGCGGCCCAGCTCTCGCCGTATTCGATGAAGCCGCCGGGCAGCGCGAGACTGCCGTGCGCCGGGGGGATGCCGCGGCGTACCACCAGTAGTCCGGAACCGATCGGCTGCAGCGCGACCGCGACCGGCGCCGGGTTGCGGTAGGTGGTCTCGCCGCACGCCGCGCAGCGGCGGGGCCACGCCTGGTCCGGCACGAACCGGGCCCCGCAGTAGGTGCAGTGCGCGTGCCGGTCGGCGGTCACGGGTGCAGCGGCGCGTTGCAGGCCGCGACCAGGGCCTGCCGGCAGGCCGCGGTGAGCGGCCGCAGCGCCTCGTCGCGCTGCTGCGCCTCGTAGCCGTTGACCGCGCCGCCCGGCGCGTTCGTCCCGGCCAGCGCGAGGACCTGGGCGAGCACGCTCGCCCGCGCGAACAGCCGGCGCGAGCGCGGGTCGAAGCCGGGCGGCAGGGTGGCCGTGCTCTCCGGCCGGCGCAGCTGCTGCAGGGCACCGGCCAGCTCCGGTTTCCACTGCGCGACGTCCAGTCTGGTCAGCCGGGTGGTGGCCTCGGCGAGCGCGGCGGTCAGCTGCGCCTCGGCCTCGGCGGCACCCATCTGGAACACCGGCCGGTGCCCGGGGGCCGGCAGCACCCGCCACACCACGGTCTCGAACTCCACACCGGAGCCGGACGTGTGCCGCCGCACCTCGGGCACCACGCCGAACTCCGGGGTGACCACGGCCTCGCCGGCGAGCAGTGCGGCGCCGGTCAGCGGCCCGGGGCCGGGCAGCCCGCGCGGGTCGCCGGGGACCGGCAGGACCAGCCGGATGTCGTCGGGGTGCAGCTTCGCGAAGATCGGCAGGCCCTGGCCGAGCGGCACGTCGGTCCAGGTGCCGGGGGCTTCGGCGACGAGGTGCTCCTCGTCCTCGGCGATCTCGGCGGCCAGGTCGTCGAACGGGACCAGCCCGGCCCGCCAGGCCCGCACCCAGGCCACGAAACGGGTGGACCGGTGTGCGGTGCGGGTGGCCGCATCTGCTGCGGGTGACATGCGAGCAAGGGTACGTGGCATCCCGGAACCTTGTCGCGACTCGGAGCGTCACCCGGGCGTGTCCGAAAGGACGTATTACCGTGCGGGTCATGTATGGGGAGGACGTGATGGCCGGCAACTGGCGCCGGCGGAAGACCATTCCGGAGGTGGATGCCGAGCCCGACCTGGTGGTCGAGGACGCCGACTCCGGTTTCTGCGGTGCGGTCGTCGGGTTCGAGCTGGGTGCGGTGGTGCTCGAGGACCGGTTCGGCAAGCGCCGCAACTTCCCGCTCGCCCCGGCCGCGTTCCTGCTCGACGGGCAGACGGTCACGCTGCGGAGACCGGCTCCGCGGGCGGTCGCGCCGCAGCGCCGGGTGACCGCGTCCGGGTCGATCGCGGTGGCCCGGGTGACCGCCCAGGTGGCCAAGGCCAGCCGGATCTGGGTGGAGGGCATCCACGACGCCGCCCTGGTCGAGCGGATCTGGGGCGACGACCTGCGGATCGAGGGCGTGGTGGTGGAGCCGCTGGACGGCATCGACGACCTGCACGCGCACGTCCGGGAGTTCCGGCCGGGGCCGCAACGACGGCTCGGGGTGCTGGTCGACCACCTGGTGCCGGGCTCCAAGGAGAGCCGGATCGTGGCGTCGGTCACCCACCCCGATGTGCTGATCACCGGGCACCCGTACGTGGACGTCTGGCAGGCGGTCAAACCCGAGCGGGTCGGGCTGCGCGCATGGCCGGTGATCCCGCCGGGCCGTCCGTGGAAGGAGGGCGTCTGCGAGGCGGCCGGCGTCCGCGAGCCGGCCGACATGTGGCGTCGCATCCTCTCCTGCGTCCACAGTTACAAGGACGTCGAGACGCCCCTGATCAACGCGATGGAGCGGTTGATCGACCACGTCACCGTGCTGGGATAGCGCGCCCGATCCGCGCCGCGCCGTCGAGGAGGCGGTCCGGGGTGTGACCGGCGTAGCCGATCACCAGGCCGGGCGGGCCGGGCAGCAGGCGGTGCCAGGTGAGCGGGTGGACCAGCACGCCGGTCTCCCGGATCCGCTCGGCGGCCGCCACGTCGTCGGTCCCGGCGGGCAGTTCCACCAGCAGGTGCAGCCCGGCCGCCACGCCGCGCACCCGGGCCCGCGGCAGGTGCGCCCGGAGCCCGGCCAGCAGCGCGTCGCGGCGGGCCCGCTGCCGGGCCCGCACGGTCCGCAGGTGCCGCTCGTAGTCGCCGGTCGCGATCAGCTCGGCCAGCACCAGTTGGGGCAGCGCCGAACTGCCCAGGTCGCTGGCGTGCTTGGCGGCCAGCAGGCCGGCCTGCATCCGGCGCGGCGCGATCAGCCAGCCCAGCCGCATCCCGGGTGCCAGGGACTTGGAGACGCTGCCCAGGTACGCGACCCGTTCCGGGGCGCTGCCCTGCAGCGCGGCGACCGGGGCACGGTCGTACCGGTGTTCGGCGTCGTAATCGTCCTCGACGATCAGGCCGCCCCAGGCGAGCAGCTCGCGGCGGCGTTCCGGGGCGAGCACGACACCGGTCGGAAACTGGTGCGCCGGGGTGAGCAGCGCGGTCGCCAGCCCGGTTCGCCGCAGCTGCTCGACGATCAAGCCGCTCTCGTCGATCGGCACCGGCTCGCCGCGCACCCCCCAGTACGCCAGCTGGTCCCGGCTGCCCCGGGAGCCGGGGTCCTCGACGGCCACGACGGCTTCGCCGCGAACCCGCAGAACCTGCGCGAGGAGCGCCTGACCTTGCGCGACGCCGCCGCACACCAGGATGTCGTCCGCCTCGGCGCGGATTGCCCGGGTACGCCGTAACCAGCCGGCCAGGGCGGCCCGCAGCACCGGTGTGCCACCCGGGTCGCCGTAGCCCAGGTCGGCCGCGGTGACCCGGTCCAGCACCGCGCGCTCCGCCCGCAGCCACGCCGCCCGGGGGAAGGCGGCCAGGTCGGGAACCCCGGGGGAGAGGTTGAGGTCGATGCCGTCCGGGGTGGACAGGGGCAGCCGCAGCTCGTGCAGGGTGCGCCGGCGGTCGGCGGCCGGCCGGGGCGCGACCGCGGCGTCCCGGGCCACCACCGTGCCGGACCCGGTGCGCGCGCCGGCCAGCCCCTCGTCGACCAGCCGCTGGTAGGCCTGCACCACCACGCCCCGGGAGACGCCCAGCTCGGCGGCGAGCAGCCGGGTGGCCGGCAGCCGGCTGCCCGGGGCGAGCCGGCCGGCCGCGATCGCGGACCGCAGGCCGTCGGCCAGCCAGCCGGTCAACCCCTTGGCCGGGGCGTCCGCGGTGCGCAACTGCAGGAAGTCCGAACCGGAGATTGGTCCCCTCCATCGCCTCGCCATTGGTCCTCGAAAAGGACCATACGCCGGAGAAGCATGAACCGCATGAAGGCGTTACCGATCCTCGCCGGCGCGGCCGGCATGACCTTCGTCGGCGGCAGCGTCGCGGTCTCCGGCCACCTCGCCGGCGCGCCCGCCCTCACCGTGCAGGCGCTGCGCTACGCGGTGGCCTGCCTGCTGCTGCTCGGCTGGTCGGCGTGCACCCGCACCCCGGTG
Protein-coding regions in this window:
- a CDS encoding signal peptidase I produces the protein MRTPGRAARRRRGVPALFSLGATGLLAAGGVLLLSTLIPPLFGWSSSVVMSGSMCPAIQPGDVVVTSPPAPRDIRAGFVVRFHDPSRPRRPILHRILTIDEHGMLVTKGDANRVVDSAPVPRSAVTGLGRLRVPYVGLPVLWWVRRDYLRLIVTGLVLLVLCALTSVGRTARPPLPGRRRAGTARAAGRPTT
- a CDS encoding NUDIX domain-containing protein codes for the protein MPAWEESYLGQLRGSVGPERVLITVGARAVLRDPGGRVLLIRRSDNGRWALPAGTMELRQTLGECAIREVREETGLTVHAITPFALYSGEQLTISAYGQPYQHVTLAVRADIWSGELLRETDETIDAAFYPVGELPETAGPNTRRTLDDLARFEAGAPFTLA
- a CDS encoding NUDIX domain-containing protein, which produces MTDRGTGEVVAAAWVCVRDRRLLVVRAHGSDAFYLPGGKPEPGETDAEAAVRETAEEVGLTVGDPRFFRTFEAPAHNRPPGTRVRLVCFTGEADGVPAPANEIAELAWFSSADADRCAPAIRLVLGELVRAGRID
- a CDS encoding NUDIX domain-containing protein; protein product: MTADRHAHCTYCGARFVPDQAWPRRCAACGETTYRNPAPVAVALQPIGSGLLVVRRGIPPAHGSLALPGGFIEYGESWAAATVRELAEETGLEADAAEVRLFDTRSAPDGTLLIFGLLPELADGSGLPTTPPPEEALGLEVLHEPVPLGFSLHTEVAGRWFDLSRSGRL
- a CDS encoding DUF3097 domain-containing protein encodes the protein MYGEDVMAGNWRRRKTIPEVDAEPDLVVEDADSGFCGAVVGFELGAVVLEDRFGKRRNFPLAPAAFLLDGQTVTLRRPAPRAVAPQRRVTASGSIAVARVTAQVAKASRIWVEGIHDAALVERIWGDDLRIEGVVVEPLDGIDDLHAHVREFRPGPQRRLGVLVDHLVPGSKESRIVASVTHPDVLITGHPYVDVWQAVKPERVGLRAWPVIPPGRPWKEGVCEAAGVREPADMWRRILSCVHSYKDVETPLINAMERLIDHVTVLG
- a CDS encoding PLP-dependent aminotransferase family protein encodes the protein MARRWRGPISGSDFLQLRTADAPAKGLTGWLADGLRSAIAAGRLAPGSRLPATRLLAAELGVSRGVVVQAYQRLVDEGLAGARTGSGTVVARDAAVAPRPAADRRRTLHELRLPLSTPDGIDLNLSPGVPDLAAFPRAAWLRAERAVLDRVTAADLGYGDPGGTPVLRAALAGWLRRTRAIRAEADDILVCGGVAQGQALLAQVLRVRGEAVVAVEDPGSRGSRDQLAYWGVRGEPVPIDESGLIVEQLRRTGLATALLTPAHQFPTGVVLAPERRRELLAWGGLIVEDDYDAEHRYDRAPVAALQGSAPERVAYLGSVSKSLAPGMRLGWLIAPRRMQAGLLAAKHASDLGSSALPQLVLAELIATGDYERHLRTVRARQRARRDALLAGLRAHLPRARVRGVAAGLHLLVELPAGTDDVAAAERIRETGVLVHPLTWHRLLPGPPGLVIGYAGHTPDRLLDGAARIGRAIPAR